One genomic segment of Mastomys coucha isolate ucsf_1 unplaced genomic scaffold, UCSF_Mcou_1 pScaffold22, whole genome shotgun sequence includes these proteins:
- the Dr1 gene encoding protein Dr1 isoform X2: protein MASSSGNDDDLTIPRAAINKMIKETLPNVRVANDARELVVNCCTEFIHLVSSEANEICNKSEKKTISPEHVIQALESLGFGSYISEVKEVLQECKTVALKRRKASSRLENLGIPEEELLRQQQELFAKVTEIMKSETTYGETTVLFQVHLLCYLKSSLDSTTIRG, encoded by the exons ATGGCTTCCTCGTCTGGCAACGATGATGATCTCACTATCCCCAGAGCTGCTATAAATAAGATGATCAAAGAGACTCTTCCTAATGTTCGGGTGGCCAACGATGCCCGAGAGCTGGTAGTGAACTGCTGCACTGAATTCATTCACCTTGTATCTTCTGAAGCTAACGAGATTTGTAACAAGTCAGAAAAGAAGACAATTTCACCAGAGCATGTCATACAAG CACTAGAAAGTTTGGGCTTTGGCTCTTACATCAGTGAAGTAAAAGAAGTCTTACAAGAATGCAAGACAGTagcattaaaaagaagaaaggccaGTTCTCGTTTGGAAAACCTTGGCATTCCTGAAGAAGAATTATTGAGGCAGCAACAGGAATTATTTGCAAAA GTAACAGAAATCATGAAAAGTGAAACTACATATGGGGAGACCACTGTACTGTTCCAAGTACATCTGCTTTGCTATCTGAAATCTTCTTTAGATTCTACTACCATTAGGGGCTAG